The segment ACGATGGGCTTGAATTCCATGCGCTCGAGGATGTCCCGCTGGATGTCGGCGCCAGGCGCAACTTCCAGGAGCAAGAGGCCTTCCGGCACCAGCTTGAACACGCAACGCTCCGTGATATAAAGCACCTCGCGGCGGTCTTCGCACGCCATGCGCCCGCTGAACGTGATTTGCTGCACGGCATTCACGAACTTCGCTACTTCCCCGTGTTTCTCGATAACGAGCCGTCCATCCTGGATGCTCGTCTTGCCGCCGCCCGCGTCGAACTCGCCGCAGATCAGGCACTTCTTCGAGGCTTGCGTAATGTTCAGGAAACCGCCGCAGCCGATGACTTTCGCGCCCAGCCGACTGACGTTCACGTTGCCTTCCTTGTCCACCTCCGCCATGCCCACGCACGTAGCGTCGAGGCCGCCGCCGTCGTAAAAGTCGAACATGGCCGCCTGAGAGATAAAGGCCTGGGGATTCTTCGCGGGCCCGAAGTTCTTCCCACCCTGCGGCACCCCTCCGATCACCCCGATTTCCGTCGTGAGTGTAATCTGGTCGAGCAACCGCTCTTCCGCGGCCACCTGCGCGACTTCCATGGGCACGCCGATGCCCAGGTTCACCACCATACCGGGCCGCAGTTCCATCGTCGCGCGGCGGCAGATGACCTTCTCCAGATTGAGCGGCATCGGCGCCAGTTCCTTCGCCACGTCCGCGCGCGCCACACCCGTGTACGAGTCGTCACGCTGCACAAAAAGGGTATGCGGATGCGCCTCGGGCGACTGGGCGACCACAACATAATCCACAAAAATGCCCGGAACGACCACTTCCTGCGGCCGCGCCGGCCGGTCGCTCACACGGGCCACCTGCGCAATGACAATACCGCCGTCGTTCCGCGCGGCCAGGGCGCCCTCGAAAATCTCCATGCGCAGCGCTTCGTCTTCGCACGTCAGATTGCCGTTCGGGTCGGCGCTCGTTGCGCGGATCACGGCCGCGTCGATGTGCATCGGCTTGTACCAGAGCATCTCGCGCCCGCCAATCTCAATGACTTCCACAAGGTCTTCGCAGGCGCGCGTGCGCTCGTTCGCCTTGCCCCCTTCAATCCGCGGGTCGACAAACGTGTGCAGGCCCACGCGCGTAATCAGGCCCGGGCGCTTCGCCGCCAGTTCCCGGTACCACTGACACATCGTGCCCTGCGGCCAGATGTAGGTCTCGCACGCGTTCATCGCCACCATCTTCATTACCGCGTGGTTCAAGCCGAGGTGCGCGGCAATGATGCGCCTGACCATCCCCGGCACCGCGAAGTGGTTCATCCCTTGCGGCTCCGCGCTGAACGGGCCAAGCCCTGCCGCCCAGAGCATCGTAAGCCCCTTCGGCGACCCCGTTAACTCGAAGGCGCGCCGAAACGCAGGATAGACCTCCTCGGAGGGCATGGGGACAATCAGGACGGTTGACCCGTCGCCTATCCGGCTTACCGCTTCATCGGCGCTAACCACTTTGGACACGGCATAATCCTCCCTTAATCGCTCGTCACTTCCTCATTCCGGCCCCCCCTGCGGCGCGTATAGTGACAGAACTTTTCGAGTTTTACAAGTTAGACGGGGTTTTTCCGCCGGAAACGACTGGAGATGAGCCGTCCTCCCCGCCGACGACAGATTTCGCCGCGAAATGTGCTTTAATTCCGGTCATTCTTGAGGAACAACGACGCTGGAAACGTAATTGCTGAACAAGGGCCCACCGGAGGTGCGGTACAGTATCTGCCCCGTGAAGTGCGCCGGACCCTGCGCACTGGTGGGCGACTGAACTTCGTAGCGCACCACGACCGGAAACGGAGGCGTCATGAACCAAATCGCCTGCAGGTTGGTCGTTCCAGGTTCCATGAGAACAAGATGCGGTGGCGCCGTTGTGCCCTCAACAATACCCAGGTAAGTCCAGTCTGCCGGGAGCGTCTCCACGACGGCAAGCGCCGTCACCGGTTCATTTCCCGTAAAGGCCAATGCCAATTCGACCAGCAGGGGCATACCCGACGTGTAGGTTGGCCCGTTGGGAAAATTCCGTCCCAACACCATGACGTCCGAGCCGGGCAGCGGTGCATCGCCTTCTCCTTCACCCTCTCCTTCACCCCCTTCCTCTCCCTCTCCTTCACCCTCTCCCTCGCCCTCGCCCTCACCCTCTCCGCCATCCGGGGATATGGGCAAAAGCGTTCCGGATAGAACCTCGCTTTGCATCAATTCTCCGCCGACGTCGTAGAGCACCACGCCGGACAACGTGACGGGCCCGTCTTCTTCTTGAGACGCCGCCAGCGTATAGCGAAAAACCTGTGGTGTCGCCGCGGCCTCGAGCCAATAAAGCTCAAAACGGCCACACTCGACGCGGTCCAGCACGGTCGAAGGCATCGTATCTTCGCCGCATTCGACGTCCAGAAACGTCCAGCCCGCGGGAATGCTGCCAACATACGTCGTTCCGGCGGAGGCGCCGCCCAATACGTCCATTTCGATTTCGACGCGTACACTGCCTCCAGGACTGTAATACCCGCCTGCGGGAAAACCCATGCTGACTTCCATGCCGCCTTGGCTCACCTCAAATGGGTCCCCTTCGCAGCCGTCTTCAGAGGAGACCACCAAGCGGGTATCGCGCTCGCCGGCCAGGACATCGCCGGTGGTGCTATAGAGCGCCAGACCAGGCAACAGTTTCGCGCCCGCGGCATCGAGCGGTACGGCAAGCCGGTAGCGCAGCACCAGGGGCATAGGCAGCGCATCGAGCCAGTAGAATTCGACCCGTCCGCTATCACTCAAGTCCAACACCACGCTGGGCGGCTGCGATGTGCCTTCCTCTATGCCCGCGAAAATCCAGCCTTCCGGTACGCTCTCGACGCGCCCCACGGCCTGAAGAGGCGCATCGCCCGTATAGTCGAGGCATACTTCCACCGGAAAGCGGCCGCCCGGCGTGTAGTACGGCCCCTCCGGAAGACTTCTCGTGCAGCGCATCTCGGGAACCGTCTTGGCTGCATGACCCTTCGCGGGAGCGGGTTCCCGCCTCCCCACGTTCTCAAGCGGTGGAGCGACCGCGAGGTCGCCCTGCGCGATGTCCATACCCGCGGCGTTGACCACGGCCAAGGCGACGCGGTACGCGCCCGGCGTGTCGAACGTGCACACGGGGTCACGCGCAAAGCTGTGCTGTTCGAACCCAAAACTCCAGATATAGGCGAGAACGGGCGAGGCGCCCGGGTCTGAGGTGTTCTTGAATACAACGTCAAGCGGCGCGGGACCCGCGCTCGGGCAGGCCTCGAACCGGGCCGTGGGCAATACCCGCCCGGGACAACCCGTCAGCAGCGCCGCAAGAATGACCACAGAGCCGAGACTTGCGGCCACTCCGTAAATCCCCCGTGACCGGCAAGGCCGCATGACTTCCCCTCCTCGAAACCGGTTACCCGGCCACGCGCACGTTTTTCACGTCCCTACATTACACCCGTAGCCCAAAAGAGGTCAATCCCCTCATCGCTCGCACAGGTTCGCGCCTGGCCGTGCATTCGAGGACTTCAGGACAGCTTGTGAGCTCAGATGCCGCTGCCGGCGATGTGAATGCCGCACTCCTTGTCGTTCTTCTCGAGGTAGTTGAACCAGCGCCAACGCCCGGCGCGCTTGTCTTCGTGCGGCAGGGTCGGGGTGGTGCAGATGACACAACCGATGCTGGTATAGCCCTTATCGTAGAGCGCGTTCTTCGGAACCCGGCGCTCCGCGATATAGGCGTCGATGCGCGCCTGGTCCCAGTCGACCACCGGCGCAATCTTGACGACCTTGCGCCCGTTGCGGTCCACAAGCTGTGCGCGCGGCGTGTTGACCCGGATCTCGGACTGGTCGCGTCGCAACCCGGTGAACCACACGTCGAGCGTTTCGAGCGCGCGCTGGTTCGGTTCGACTTTGCGCACGTTGCAGCAGAACTCCTGCTTGGCCTTGGAATCGAAGAAGAGAAACTCGCCGTGCTGCGCGGTCATCTTCCGGAGCCGTTCCGGGTCGGGTGTGAACCGCTCTATCTCTATGCCATACCGCTTCTCGACGGCGGCCATGACCGCATGGGTCTC is part of the Candidatus Hydrogenedentota bacterium genome and harbors:
- a CDS encoding phosphoadenylyl-sulfate reductase, producing MAVAVCEETIAQLNAMGPEELFAWALEAHGGRAGIITSFQDTGCVMIDLMCRFAPGMRVITVDTLRLPEETHAVMAAVEKRYGIEIERFTPDPERLRKMTAQHGEFLFFDSKAKQEFCCNVRKVEPNQRALETLDVWFTGLRRDQSEIRVNTPRAQLVDRNGRKVVKIAPVVDWDQARIDAYIAERRVPKNALYDKGYTSIGCVICTTPTLPHEDKRAGRWRWFNYLEKNDKECGIHIAGSGI
- a CDS encoding acyl CoA:acetate/3-ketoacid CoA transferase — its product is MSKVVSADEAVSRIGDGSTVLIVPMPSEEVYPAFRRAFELTGSPKGLTMLWAAGLGPFSAEPQGMNHFAVPGMVRRIIAAHLGLNHAVMKMVAMNACETYIWPQGTMCQWYRELAAKRPGLITRVGLHTFVDPRIEGGKANERTRACEDLVEVIEIGGREMLWYKPMHIDAAVIRATSADPNGNLTCEDEALRMEIFEGALAARNDGGIVIAQVARVSDRPARPQEVVVPGIFVDYVVVAQSPEAHPHTLFVQRDDSYTGVARADVAKELAPMPLNLEKVICRRATMELRPGMVVNLGIGVPMEVAQVAAEERLLDQITLTTEIGVIGGVPQGGKNFGPAKNPQAFISQAAMFDFYDGGGLDATCVGMAEVDKEGNVNVSRLGAKVIGCGGFLNITQASKKCLICGEFDAGGGKTSIQDGRLVIEKHGEVAKFVNAVQQITFSGRMACEDRREVLYITERCVFKLVPEGLLLLEVAPGADIQRDILERMEFKPIVPDTVARMPEQIFRDVPLGLNGRF
- a CDS encoding PKD domain-containing protein, which produces MRPCRSRGIYGVAASLGSVVILAALLTGCPGRVLPTARFEACPSAGPAPLDVVFKNTSDPGASPVLAYIWSFGFEQHSFARDPVCTFDTPGAYRVALAVVNAAGMDIAQGDLAVAPPLENVGRREPAPAKGHAAKTVPEMRCTRSLPEGPYYTPGGRFPVEVCLDYTGDAPLQAVGRVESVPEGWIFAGIEEGTSQPPSVVLDLSDSGRVEFYWLDALPMPLVLRYRLAVPLDAAGAKLLPGLALYSTTGDVLAGERDTRLVVSSEDGCEGDPFEVSQGGMEVSMGFPAGGYYSPGGSVRVEIEMDVLGGASAGTTYVGSIPAGWTFLDVECGEDTMPSTVLDRVECGRFELYWLEAAATPQVFRYTLAASQEEDGPVTLSGVVLYDVGGELMQSEVLSGTLLPISPDGGEGEGEGEGEGEGEGEEGGEGEGEGEGDAPLPGSDVMVLGRNFPNGPTYTSGMPLLVELALAFTGNEPVTALAVVETLPADWTYLGIVEGTTAPPHLVLMEPGTTNLQAIWFMTPPFPVVVRYEVQSPTSAQGPAHFTGQILYRTSGGPLFSNYVSSVVVPQE